In Georgenia soli, a genomic segment contains:
- a CDS encoding siderophore-interacting protein yields MNLTSPTLTRERVRHEFAVRPMTVTGWRDITPRMRRVTLAGPMEGFVSTGPGDHVKVFFPHPVTGELHAPRVAPDGGIERPQGVELISRDYTPLVNDRGELELDFFLHGDGGPAGDWAARVSEGDQIDVAGPRGSKLAPTGADWFVLGGDESALPALSRWLRILPETADVTVLAEVHDADDEAYLAHLAGQNRRITWLHRGDALPGTTALLEDAARAVARPGGVGFFWFGGEAGTLKPVRRYLRRELELDASTVECSGYWKRGEANHDHHAPVDPEDPEA; encoded by the coding sequence ATGAACCTCACCTCACCCACGCTCACCCGCGAGCGGGTCCGTCACGAGTTCGCCGTCCGCCCGATGACGGTCACCGGCTGGCGCGACATCACCCCGCGCATGCGCCGCGTGACGCTCGCCGGCCCCATGGAAGGCTTCGTCAGCACCGGCCCCGGCGACCACGTCAAGGTCTTCTTCCCCCACCCCGTCACGGGCGAGCTCCACGCGCCGCGGGTGGCGCCCGACGGCGGCATCGAGCGCCCCCAGGGCGTCGAGCTGATCAGCCGCGACTACACGCCGCTCGTCAACGACCGTGGCGAGCTCGAGCTGGACTTCTTCCTGCACGGCGACGGCGGACCCGCCGGCGACTGGGCCGCTCGCGTGAGCGAGGGCGACCAGATCGACGTCGCAGGCCCGCGCGGTTCCAAGCTCGCCCCGACCGGTGCCGACTGGTTCGTGCTCGGTGGTGACGAGTCCGCCCTGCCTGCTCTCTCCCGCTGGCTGCGAATCCTGCCCGAGACGGCCGACGTCACCGTGCTCGCCGAGGTCCATGACGCCGACGACGAGGCCTACCTCGCCCACCTCGCCGGTCAGAACAGGCGGATCACCTGGCTCCACCGGGGCGACGCCCTGCCCGGCACGACGGCGCTCCTCGAGGACGCCGCGCGCGCCGTCGCGCGCCCCGGAGGGGTCGGGTTCTTCTGGTTCGGTGGCGAGGCCGGCACGCTGAAGCCGGTGCGGCGCTACCTGCGCCGCGAGCTGGAGCTGGACGCCTCGACCGTCGAGTGCAGCGGCTACTGGAAGCGCGGCGAGGCGAACCACGACCACCACGCCCCCGTCGACCCCGAGGACCCCGAGGCCTGA
- a CDS encoding TetR/AcrR family transcriptional regulator, which produces MSRRDEIVEAAVAVLEAEGLDAVSMRRIATELGIQAPSLYKHVGGKEDIEAALQERALEGMTTALVAAGDDLERLGLAYRRWALDNPGLYEVATRRPLLRDRIRPGVEEAAAAPIVRVAGGDEHLARALWALAHGLVDLELRHRFPPGADLDATWRTALGQLGGPAVR; this is translated from the coding sequence ATGAGCCGTCGGGACGAGATCGTCGAGGCCGCGGTAGCCGTCCTCGAGGCGGAGGGCCTGGACGCGGTCAGCATGCGCCGCATCGCCACCGAGCTCGGCATCCAGGCACCCTCCCTGTACAAGCACGTCGGCGGCAAGGAGGACATCGAGGCCGCGCTCCAGGAGCGGGCGCTGGAGGGCATGACCACCGCGCTCGTCGCCGCCGGTGACGACCTGGAGCGGCTCGGCCTCGCCTACCGGCGCTGGGCGCTGGACAATCCCGGCCTCTACGAGGTCGCGACCCGACGCCCGCTGCTCCGCGACCGGATCCGGCCGGGGGTCGAGGAGGCCGCGGCCGCTCCGATCGTCCGCGTGGCCGGCGGGGACGAGCACCTGGCCCGCGCGCTGTGGGCGCTGGCCCACGGCCTCGTCGACCTCGAGCTGCGGCACCGGTTCCCACCGGGGGCGGACCTGGACGCCACGTGGCGCACCGCGCTCGGGCAGCTGGGCGGGCCCGCGGTCAGGTGA
- a CDS encoding SRPBCC domain-containing protein, with amino-acid sequence MRTLSVITEIGAPPHVVWAALTDLAAFSEWNPFITSADGELKLGSRLAIRIQPPGGRPMTFRPSVRVLEDGRRLEWLGRLGVPGIFDGRHSFELTALPDGGTRLVQAETFSGVLVPLLGRTLERTREGFALMNEALRERAEAAAADVGTAPTEPAGMAGTGGVTATAPERLGA; translated from the coding sequence ATGAGAACGCTCAGCGTCATCACCGAGATCGGCGCCCCGCCGCACGTCGTGTGGGCCGCGCTCACCGACCTCGCCGCCTTTTCCGAGTGGAACCCGTTCATCACCAGCGCCGACGGCGAGCTCAAGCTCGGCTCACGCCTGGCGATCCGCATCCAGCCCCCCGGCGGGCGCCCCATGACCTTCCGCCCCTCCGTCCGCGTGCTGGAGGACGGGCGCCGGCTGGAGTGGCTGGGTCGCCTCGGCGTCCCCGGCATCTTCGACGGCCGGCACTCCTTCGAGCTGACCGCGCTTCCCGACGGCGGTACCCGCCTCGTCCAGGCCGAGACCTTCTCCGGGGTGCTCGTGCCCCTCCTGGGCCGGACGCTCGAACGCACCCGGGAGGGGTTTGCGCTGATGAACGAGGCCCTGCGCGAGCGGGCGGAAGCTGCCGCGGCCGACGTCGGGACGGCGCCGACCGAGCCCGCGGGCATGGCCGGCACGGGTGGCGTCACCGCGACGGCACCGGAGCGCCTCGGGGCATGA
- a CDS encoding NAD(P)/FAD-dependent oxidoreductase, translating into MNAPRHHDVVIVGGGNAGISLAAKLQRMGCRDVAVVEPKKTHHYRPLLSFVGGGMATLDDLTRPQERCIPDGAHWYAEEATAIDPGRSVVTLAGGRELHYNDVAVCPGSRIDWDAVTGAEEAVNTPTAATNYLPDMAEKTWAMLSSLTSGRAVFVISDRHVPCAPVGLKPLFMAADHWRRTGVLGDVDIELLVEADRLVNHDEADRELRAAADRYGVRVRTRATVEAIFAVSRTMRVRTPEGTDDLTYDALYLAPPHRAPDWIADSDLSTEDSGAFVAVDPRTLRHERFPRVWSLGDVATVDTLPSGGALRKQVPVVAHNIAAQRAGRNLRHYDGYSVAPVTTSRRELLLAEFDRDGRPEPSVSTPDLARPRRSTFLFDRYLEPQIYWHRLLKGNVS; encoded by the coding sequence ATGAACGCCCCTCGTCACCACGACGTCGTCATCGTCGGCGGCGGCAACGCCGGCATCTCGCTGGCCGCGAAGCTGCAGCGGATGGGCTGCCGCGACGTCGCCGTCGTCGAGCCCAAGAAGACCCACCACTACCGGCCCCTGCTGAGCTTCGTCGGCGGCGGGATGGCCACGCTCGACGACCTCACCCGCCCCCAGGAGAGGTGCATCCCCGACGGCGCCCACTGGTACGCCGAGGAGGCGACGGCGATCGACCCCGGCCGGTCCGTGGTGACGCTCGCGGGCGGCCGGGAGCTGCACTACAACGACGTCGCCGTGTGCCCCGGCTCCCGCATCGACTGGGACGCCGTGACCGGCGCCGAGGAGGCCGTCAACACGCCCACGGCGGCCACCAACTACCTGCCGGACATGGCCGAGAAGACCTGGGCCATGCTGTCGTCCCTGACGTCGGGCCGCGCCGTCTTCGTCATCTCCGACCGGCACGTGCCCTGTGCCCCGGTCGGCCTCAAGCCCCTCTTCATGGCGGCGGACCACTGGCGCCGCACGGGCGTGCTCGGCGACGTCGACATCGAGCTCCTCGTCGAGGCGGACAGGCTCGTCAACCACGACGAGGCCGACCGTGAGCTCCGTGCGGCCGCCGACCGGTACGGCGTCCGCGTCCGGACCCGCGCCACCGTGGAGGCCATCTTCGCCGTCTCCCGGACGATGCGCGTGCGCACCCCCGAGGGGACCGACGACCTGACCTACGACGCGCTGTACCTCGCGCCCCCGCACCGGGCCCCGGACTGGATCGCCGACAGCGACCTCAGCACCGAGGACAGTGGCGCGTTCGTCGCGGTCGACCCGCGCACCCTGCGGCACGAACGGTTCCCGCGGGTGTGGAGCCTCGGCGACGTCGCCACCGTCGACACGCTCCCGTCCGGCGGGGCGCTGCGCAAGCAGGTCCCCGTGGTCGCGCACAACATCGCCGCCCAGCGCGCGGGACGGAACCTGCGCCACTACGACGGCTACTCGGTCGCCCCGGTCACCACCAGCCGCCGCGAGCTGCTGCTCGCCGAGTTCGACCGCGACGGGCGGCCGGAGCCGTCCGTCAGCACCCCGGATCTGGCGAGGCCGCGGCGCAGCACCTTCCTCTTCGACCGCTATCTCGAGCCGCAGATCTACTGGCACCGCCTGCTCAAGGGCAACGTGAGCTGA
- a CDS encoding Fpg/Nei family DNA glycosylase yields MPEGHTIHRLARDMAELAGRRVTATSPQRRFSAEAVDQDTVVDVDAAGKHLLIDTSSDRTVHVHLGMRGKWLRFSPVTGEPMRQVRLRLATDGVAWDLIAPSVCEVLDPAGRDNLVGRLGPDPLRPDADPAEARRRIAAFRGPIGAALLDQGVIAGVGNVFRAEALHACRIAPDRRAGDLTGDELDGLWSTLTRMMATAVEDGRIVTVDAEDHLAVPEDRARRVYKQEACYDCGTPIEVTEIGGRTSYSCPRCQAR; encoded by the coding sequence ATGCCCGAGGGACACACCATCCACCGGCTCGCCCGGGACATGGCCGAGCTCGCCGGCAGGCGGGTGACCGCGACGTCGCCGCAGCGCCGCTTCTCCGCGGAGGCGGTGGACCAGGACACGGTCGTGGACGTCGATGCCGCCGGCAAGCATCTCCTCATCGACACCTCGAGCGACCGCACCGTCCACGTCCATCTCGGGATGCGCGGCAAGTGGCTGCGGTTCTCCCCGGTCACCGGGGAGCCGATGCGGCAGGTCCGGCTGCGGCTGGCGACGGACGGCGTCGCCTGGGACCTCATCGCCCCCAGCGTCTGCGAGGTCCTCGACCCCGCCGGGCGGGACAACCTGGTGGGCCGGCTCGGCCCTGACCCGTTGCGCCCGGACGCCGACCCCGCGGAGGCGCGACGGCGCATCGCGGCCTTCCGAGGTCCGATCGGTGCGGCGCTGCTAGACCAGGGCGTGATCGCAGGGGTCGGGAACGTCTTTCGCGCCGAGGCGCTGCACGCCTGCCGCATCGCGCCGGACCGTCGTGCCGGCGACCTGACCGGCGACGAGCTCGACGGTCTGTGGTCGACCCTGACCCGGATGATGGCGACCGCCGTGGAGGACGGCCGGATCGTCACCGTGGACGCCGAGGACCACCTGGCCGTGCCGGAGGACCGCGCCCGCCGCGTGTACAAGCAGGAGGCCTGCTACGACTGCGGCACCCCCATCGAGGTGACCGAGATCGGCGGCCGCACCTCGTACTCCTGCCCCCGCTGCCAGGCGCGCTGA
- a CDS encoding MSMEG_6728 family protein — MQTFVPYSDFAATAQVLDDKRLGKQRVEVFQIVRALTWPDYAWKSHPAVLMWKGYEEALGRYGLTMCETWTARGYGDTCAETIATDLATAGVPTIRGYQVLLDDGALPGWLFDAALLRSHRSNLLRKDPEHYRPLFPDIPDDLPYVWPVRSPAVLERERRKLENAERRRRPSET; from the coding sequence ATGCAGACCTTCGTGCCGTACAGCGACTTCGCGGCCACCGCGCAGGTGCTCGACGACAAGCGGCTGGGCAAGCAGCGGGTGGAGGTCTTCCAGATCGTCCGCGCCCTGACGTGGCCGGACTACGCCTGGAAGTCCCACCCGGCCGTGCTCATGTGGAAGGGGTACGAGGAGGCGCTGGGGCGCTACGGGCTGACGATGTGCGAGACCTGGACGGCGCGGGGCTACGGTGACACCTGCGCGGAGACGATCGCCACCGACCTCGCCACCGCCGGCGTGCCGACCATCCGGGGCTATCAGGTGCTGCTCGACGACGGCGCGCTGCCGGGCTGGCTCTTCGACGCCGCCCTGCTCCGCAGTCACCGGTCCAACCTGCTCCGCAAGGACCCGGAGCACTACCGACCGCTCTTCCCCGACATCCCCGACGACCTGCCCTACGTCTGGCCGGTGCGCTCGCCGGCCGTGCTCGAGCGGGAGCGTCGGAAGCTGGAGAACGCCGAGCGCCGACGTCGGCCTTCCGAGACCTGA
- the recD gene encoding exodeoxyribonuclease V subunit alpha: protein MTGLTLSLDTPDRSADARLALHAGPLLAEFNAAGVLAAADVHVAERLGRLTGEGDERVLLAVALAVRAVRSGSVCVRLDDLDALAVPEGEDTVPVGPLPWPEADAWAAAVQASPVVAVGVDGPADRPARWVDGRLYLDRYWRDELLVRREVDARLRTPVAGVDDQRLAGAVRRLFPDAGDDRQRLAAATAVLSRLTVLTGGPGTGKTTTVARVLAVLQDVAGPDLRIALAAPTGKAAARLQEAVREVVAQFADEPDRVRVGAPEATTVHRLLGWKAGSSTRFRHDAEHHLPHDVVVVDETSMVSLPLMARLLEALRPEARLVLVGDPDQLASVEAGAVLGDLVARPPVAEVVERAVAPYEPAGLTEPERRQLRGSVVRLTTVHRQERDSQILPLAAAIRDGDADAALAVLRTGGPSVQFVEVAGDRLTEDEMRSVREDAEEAGADLVMAARAGDAARALRALEAHRLMLAHRRGPFGVAHWAGLVEQWVTEAAGPDRGTGTGTGTGTDGRTPGRGATAHPRGPATSPWYPGRPLLVTANDRETGLYNGDTGVVVADGDGGVVTVFGDPREPMRVRPHRLPPVETVHAMTVHRGQGSQFGRVSLILPAATSPLLTRELLYTAVTRARNFVRVVGTEESVRKAVRTPVRRASGLREPLS, encoded by the coding sequence GTGACCGGCCTGACGCTTTCGCTCGACACTCCCGACCGTTCCGCCGACGCCCGCCTCGCCCTGCACGCCGGCCCGCTGCTCGCGGAGTTCAACGCCGCGGGCGTCCTCGCCGCGGCAGACGTCCACGTGGCCGAGCGTCTCGGCCGGCTCACGGGCGAGGGCGACGAGCGGGTGCTGCTCGCCGTCGCCCTAGCCGTCCGTGCGGTGCGCTCGGGCTCGGTGTGCGTGCGGCTCGACGACCTCGACGCCCTCGCCGTCCCGGAGGGCGAGGACACCGTGCCCGTCGGTCCGCTGCCGTGGCCAGAGGCGGACGCCTGGGCAGCGGCGGTGCAGGCGAGCCCGGTCGTCGCCGTCGGCGTGGACGGACCCGCCGACCGGCCCGCCCGGTGGGTCGACGGACGCCTGTACCTCGACCGCTACTGGCGCGACGAGCTGCTCGTGCGCCGCGAGGTGGACGCCCGGCTCCGCACGCCCGTCGCCGGCGTGGACGACCAGCGCCTCGCCGGGGCCGTCCGACGGCTCTTCCCCGACGCCGGTGACGACCGCCAGCGACTCGCCGCGGCCACGGCGGTGCTCAGCCGGCTCACGGTCCTCACCGGTGGCCCGGGCACCGGCAAGACGACGACCGTCGCGCGCGTCCTCGCGGTCCTCCAGGACGTCGCGGGCCCCGACCTGCGGATCGCGCTCGCCGCCCCGACCGGCAAGGCCGCCGCACGCCTGCAGGAGGCGGTGCGCGAGGTGGTGGCCCAGTTCGCCGACGAGCCCGACCGGGTGCGGGTGGGTGCGCCCGAGGCGACCACCGTGCACCGGCTGCTCGGCTGGAAGGCCGGCAGCTCGACCCGGTTCCGGCACGACGCCGAGCACCACCTCCCGCACGACGTGGTCGTCGTCGACGAGACGTCGATGGTCTCCCTGCCGCTCATGGCCCGGCTGCTCGAGGCCCTGCGCCCGGAGGCCCGGCTCGTGCTCGTCGGCGACCCCGACCAGCTCGCCTCCGTCGAGGCCGGCGCCGTGCTCGGCGACCTCGTCGCCCGCCCGCCCGTGGCCGAGGTCGTCGAGCGGGCCGTCGCGCCCTACGAGCCCGCCGGTCTCACGGAGCCGGAGCGGAGGCAGCTGCGGGGCAGCGTCGTCCGGCTCACCACCGTGCACCGCCAGGAACGGGACAGCCAGATCCTGCCGCTGGCGGCCGCCATCCGCGACGGCGACGCGGACGCGGCGCTCGCGGTGCTGCGGACCGGCGGACCGTCGGTGCAGTTCGTCGAGGTCGCCGGCGACCGCCTCACCGAGGACGAGATGCGGTCGGTCCGCGAGGACGCAGAGGAGGCCGGCGCCGATCTCGTCATGGCCGCCCGCGCGGGCGACGCGGCACGCGCCCTCCGGGCGCTCGAGGCGCACCGTCTCATGCTCGCCCACCGGCGCGGACCGTTCGGCGTCGCGCACTGGGCCGGGCTCGTCGAGCAGTGGGTGACCGAGGCCGCCGGGCCCGACCGCGGCACCGGCACCGGCACCGGCACCGGCACGGACGGTCGCACCCCGGGCCGGGGCGCGACGGCGCACCCGCGCGGACCTGCCACGTCGCCCTGGTACCCCGGCCGGCCGCTGCTGGTCACCGCCAACGACCGCGAGACCGGGCTGTACAACGGCGACACTGGCGTGGTCGTCGCGGACGGCGACGGTGGCGTCGTCACCGTCTTCGGCGACCCCCGCGAGCCGATGCGCGTGCGCCCGCACCGCCTGCCGCCCGTGGAGACCGTCCACGCGATGACCGTCCACCGCGGGCAGGGCAGCCAGTTCGGCAGGGTCTCGCTGATCCTGCCGGCGGCGACGTCGCCGCTGCTCACCCGTGAGCTGCTCTACACCGCCGTCACCCGTGCGCGGAATTTCGTTCGCGTGGTCGGCACGGAGGAGTCGGTTCGCAAGGCCGTCAGGACGCCGGTGCGCCGGGCGAGCGGGCTGCGCGAGCCGCTGTCGTAG
- a CDS encoding UvrD-helicase domain-containing protein: protein MRSPSVFDVCGPLPTGTTVLEASAGTGKTFTIAALATRYVGEGVAELSELMLVTFGRAATSELRDRVRERLVSAERALRSPDARTSDDAVVAHLAAVDAAELEVRRRRLTRALSQFDAATITTTHGFCQQMLRTLGVAGDVDADATFVPDIADLVEEVVDDLYLQRYADSQQPMLTPADARGVAKAAVSDYQAKLEPAGADPDTLAGHRYAFARDALAEVLRRKRERHLMDYDDLLVLLRDALTHPEHGPAAAERVRSRYAVVLVDEFQDTDPVQWEILRTAFHGRRTLVLIGDPKQAIYAFRGGDVVTYLTARRDATTTATLGRNWRSDEPLLRGLEQVLGGAALGDEAIVVRPVDAQHTGRRLDGGAPLRLRQVTREPFRVKGTKTPTVGKVRELVAADVAADVVRQLGRTRLLDGGAWRPLEPGDVAVLTRRNADAAAVRDALAAAGVPAVVSALVSVFAQPAAKQWLTLLSALEQPGHAGRTAALALTPFVGWDAARLAGAGDAELDELSDQVRTWARLLSERGVAALLEAVSVGGVAERLMSTDSGERVLTDLRHIGQSLHLAATADRLGVAALTDWLRRRITEAEQDYAEERSRRLETDAAAVQVVTTHASKGLEFPVVYVPFGWDRYESRTPPILRFHDDAGTRLLHVGGKEDDGYDAARERHLAEERGEDLRLLYVALTRAATQVVVHWAPSSNSAGGPLSRLLLGAFAPGELPPDRVSVAADDVVATALADLARRSGGAIAVEQVTEHPVPAHWSPPDRGRPGLAVARFGRTLDHSWRRTSYTGLTAAAHAEGVASEPETTGVQDEAEVTVAGRLADDGADLARRLPSPMADLPAGAAFGTLVHEILERVDTSAADLGAELLARTHEAGTARVPGVAPELLAAALGQVMATPLGPLAAGATLADLAPGDRLPELEFELPLAGGDDPNGPASTLADLADLLRRHLPADDVFAHYADHLAALGEAQLLGYLTGSIDAVLRLRAAPDAAGSDAGPRYLVVDYKTNRLGSFDEPLTVWDYRPAALAEAMMQAHYPLQLLLYLAALHRYLRWRQRRYDPERHLGGGLYLFVRGMCGAETPVADGVPYGVMSWRPPAALVVELSALLEGRSR from the coding sequence ATGAGGTCACCCTCCGTCTTCGACGTCTGCGGCCCGCTGCCCACCGGCACGACCGTCCTCGAGGCCAGCGCCGGCACGGGCAAGACGTTCACCATCGCGGCGCTCGCCACCCGGTACGTCGGCGAGGGGGTCGCCGAGCTGTCCGAGCTCATGCTCGTCACCTTCGGCCGCGCCGCGACCTCCGAGCTGCGCGACCGCGTGCGCGAGCGCCTCGTCTCCGCCGAGCGCGCCCTGCGCAGCCCGGACGCGCGCACGAGCGACGACGCCGTCGTCGCCCACCTGGCCGCCGTCGACGCCGCCGAGCTCGAGGTCCGTCGTCGGCGCCTGACCCGGGCCCTGTCCCAGTTCGACGCCGCCACCATCACCACCACGCACGGTTTCTGCCAGCAGATGCTCAGGACCCTGGGCGTGGCCGGGGACGTGGACGCCGACGCGACCTTCGTCCCCGACATCGCCGACCTCGTGGAGGAGGTCGTCGACGACCTCTACCTCCAGCGCTACGCCGACAGCCAGCAGCCGATGCTGACCCCGGCCGACGCCCGCGGCGTCGCCAAGGCCGCCGTCAGCGACTACCAGGCGAAGCTCGAACCGGCCGGCGCCGACCCCGACACCCTCGCCGGGCACCGCTACGCCTTCGCCCGCGACGCCCTCGCCGAGGTGCTGCGCCGGAAGCGCGAGCGCCACCTCATGGACTACGACGACCTGCTCGTCCTCCTGCGCGATGCCCTCACCCATCCCGAGCACGGCCCTGCCGCGGCCGAGCGGGTGCGTTCGCGCTACGCCGTCGTCCTGGTCGACGAGTTCCAGGACACGGACCCCGTGCAGTGGGAGATCCTGCGGACCGCCTTCCACGGCCGGCGCACCCTCGTCCTCATCGGCGACCCCAAGCAGGCGATCTACGCCTTCCGCGGCGGCGACGTCGTCACCTACCTCACCGCCCGACGGGACGCGACCACCACCGCCACCCTCGGTCGCAACTGGCGCAGCGACGAACCCCTCCTGCGCGGCCTCGAGCAGGTCCTCGGCGGCGCGGCGCTGGGCGATGAGGCGATCGTCGTGCGGCCCGTCGACGCCCAGCACACCGGCCGCCGGCTCGACGGCGGCGCGCCGCTGCGGCTGAGGCAGGTCACCCGCGAGCCGTTCCGCGTCAAGGGCACCAAGACCCCCACGGTCGGGAAGGTCCGTGAGCTCGTCGCGGCCGACGTCGCCGCGGACGTGGTGCGCCAGCTCGGCCGCACCAGGCTTCTCGACGGCGGAGCCTGGCGTCCCCTCGAGCCCGGCGACGTCGCGGTGCTCACGCGCCGCAACGCCGACGCGGCCGCCGTCCGGGACGCGCTCGCGGCCGCGGGCGTGCCCGCCGTCGTCTCGGCGCTGGTCAGCGTGTTCGCCCAGCCCGCCGCCAAGCAGTGGCTCACCCTCCTCAGCGCCCTGGAGCAGCCCGGTCACGCCGGACGCACCGCGGCCCTCGCGCTGACGCCGTTCGTCGGGTGGGACGCCGCCCGGCTCGCCGGCGCGGGTGACGCCGAGCTCGACGAGCTCTCCGACCAGGTCCGCACATGGGCGCGGCTGCTCTCCGAGCGTGGCGTCGCGGCCCTGCTCGAGGCGGTCAGCGTCGGCGGCGTCGCCGAGCGCCTGATGAGCACCGACAGCGGCGAGCGGGTGCTCACCGACCTCCGCCACATCGGCCAGTCGCTGCACCTGGCCGCCACGGCCGACCGTCTCGGGGTGGCCGCCCTCACGGACTGGCTGCGCCGCCGCATCACCGAGGCCGAGCAGGACTACGCCGAGGAGCGCAGCCGCCGCCTCGAGACCGACGCCGCCGCGGTCCAGGTGGTCACCACCCACGCCAGCAAGGGCCTGGAGTTCCCGGTGGTCTACGTGCCCTTCGGCTGGGACCGCTACGAGTCGCGCACCCCGCCGATCCTGCGCTTCCACGACGACGCCGGCACCCGCCTGCTCCACGTGGGCGGCAAGGAGGACGACGGCTACGACGCCGCGCGCGAGCGCCACCTCGCGGAGGAGCGGGGGGAGGACCTGCGCCTGCTCTACGTGGCGCTGACCCGGGCCGCCACCCAGGTGGTGGTGCACTGGGCGCCGTCGTCCAACTCCGCCGGCGGGCCGCTCTCACGCCTGCTCCTGGGTGCCTTCGCGCCCGGCGAGCTGCCGCCCGACCGGGTCTCGGTGGCTGCCGACGACGTCGTCGCCACCGCCCTTGCCGACCTCGCCCGGCGCTCCGGCGGGGCCATCGCCGTCGAGCAGGTCACCGAGCACCCGGTGCCCGCGCACTGGTCGCCGCCCGACCGCGGCCGCCCCGGCCTCGCCGTCGCGCGGTTCGGCCGGACCCTCGACCACTCCTGGCGGCGCACCTCCTACACCGGGCTCACCGCCGCCGCGCACGCCGAGGGCGTCGCGAGCGAGCCGGAGACCACCGGCGTCCAGGACGAGGCCGAGGTCACCGTCGCCGGCAGGCTCGCCGACGACGGAGCCGACCTCGCCCGTCGCCTGCCGTCCCCGATGGCGGACCTGCCCGCCGGAGCCGCCTTCGGCACGCTCGTGCACGAGATCCTCGAGCGGGTCGACACCAGCGCCGCCGACCTCGGCGCCGAGCTGCTCGCCCGCACCCACGAGGCCGGGACCGCCCGCGTGCCCGGCGTCGCCCCTGAGCTCCTCGCGGCGGCGCTCGGGCAGGTGATGGCGACACCGCTCGGCCCGCTCGCCGCCGGTGCCACGCTCGCCGACCTCGCCCCCGGTGACCGGCTGCCCGAGCTCGAGTTCGAGCTCCCGCTCGCCGGCGGGGACGACCCGAACGGGCCCGCGTCGACCCTCGCCGATCTGGCCGACCTGCTGCGCCGCCACCTGCCGGCCGACGACGTCTTCGCCCACTACGCTGACCACCTCGCCGCCCTCGGCGAGGCGCAGCTGCTCGGCTACCTCACCGGAAGCATCGACGCCGTGCTGCGGCTGCGGGCCGCGCCCGATGCCGCCGGGAGCGACGCGGGTCCGCGCTACCTGGTCGTGGACTACAAGACCAACCGGCTCGGCAGCTTCGACGAGCCGCTCACCGTCTGGGACTACCGCCCCGCCGCCCTGGCGGAGGCGATGATGCAGGCCCACTACCCGCTGCAGCTGCTCCTCTACCTCGCGGCCCTGCACCGCTACCTGCGCTGGCGCCAGCGCAGGTACGACCCCGAGCGCCACCTCGGCGGCGGGCTGTACCTCTTCGTCCGCGGCATGTGCGGGGCGGAGACCCCCGTGGCCGACGGCGTCCCGTACGGCGTGATGTCGTGGCGCCCGCCCGCCGCGCTCGTCGTCGAGCTGTCCGCACTGCTCGAGGGGAGGTCCCGGTGA